The following nucleotide sequence is from Gammaproteobacteria bacterium.
CAGCAAAACTAAGCTCAGAAAAATCTTGGCACTCTATTATTTGTAATGCGTTATGTGAAGAATCTCTAGATGCAGAAAAACCTGTGTGGAAGTTCGAATTTGGCTCACCGCCATCGATTACAAAACAAAATCCGACTAAAGTGGTTAAAATCCCATCAATTAACTATGATCTAAGCAAACCCTTACCAACACAAGAAACCATTAATGACGATGCTCAACAGGCAGCTCCAGAAAACATAGAGCACGCCAATTATGGGACGCTAGTGCATAAAATTTTTGAGCTGTTTGAACAAAAGCATACTAGAAATGGTTCAGCATTTAAGATAGCAGTAGAAGCTTCACTTGGGATTAAGATTAATTCTAAAGAATTTGAAAATGCAGTGAATGAAGTCACTAATTGCTTAAAGTCTACCGATATTAAACATGTGTTCAGTTCCGTTAACGGTCGTGAAGCATTAAAAGAAGTACCGATCAGCTTTATCAGAAATGGAAAAGCTTTATATCGAGTCATCGACCATTTAGTAATTGACCATAACCAAGCATGGATTATTGATTACAAGACAACACGTGACGTTAATACTGATTCTATGCATGAAACTGCAAAGCAGTACCAGCATCAAATCAGCACATATATTTATGCGGTAAAAAAACTTTACCCAGGAAAATCTATTCGAGCATCCATCTTATTTACAGCAATCCCAGCGCTATATGACATTGAACTAGAATAGATAGTCCAAAAGCACTGCGATAAATTTCAGTGCTACTTAGCTTTATTCGCTCCCTCATCTAACATAGCGGCTAAATCTTTTGCAGGGCGATATCCCGGTAATAACGTGCCATCATCTAAAAGCAATGCCGGAGTGCCGGTTACACCTAACTGCTGACCTAGATTAAATTGCGCAGCAATTGGATTATCACAATTTGCTTGCGGAAGACTTTCACCAGCCTTTGCTTTAGTCATCGAAATTTGTTGATCTTTAGCGCACCACACATTAACCGCTTTCTGAAAAGATGGAGTGTTTGGACCACTTCGTGGAAACATCATATAACGTACTTCCACACCGTAACTATTTAGCTCATCCATTTCCGCATGTAGTTTTCTGCAGTAACCACAATCAATGTCTGTAAACACGGTTAAAGTATGACGAGGTTTCTTTGGAGAAAACACAATCATCTCTGACTCATCCAGTTTACCCATCAATCCTTTACGAATTTCGGTGCG
It contains:
- a CDS encoding thioredoxin fold domain-containing protein, encoding MYKLIISFVIAIFCVQIASAGEAEDIANINERLEKLVPQDKPDSIRPTAINGMYEVVFGSDIFYASGDGRYVFQGAVVDLDTNENLTETTRTEIRKGLMGKLDESEMIVFSPKKPRHTLTVFTDIDCGYCRKLHAEMDELNSYGVEVRYMMFPRSGPNTPSFQKAVNVWCAKDQQISMTKAKAGESLPQANCDNPIAAQFNLGQQLGVTGTPALLLDDGTLLPGYRPAKDLAAMLDEGANKAK